A DNA window from Gavia stellata isolate bGavSte3 chromosome 35, bGavSte3.hap2, whole genome shotgun sequence contains the following coding sequences:
- the LOC132320319 gene encoding keratin, type II cytoskeletal 6A-like — MSRQSICRSFGGGSRRGYSSCSAIGGGFGGSGGRSRISYSSFSTSRGIGGSGRCGGFSSRSLHNLGGSGRISMGGSYGGGYGCRIGGFGGGYGGGFGSIGGGVIGGGIGSFGGPVRGGPGFPGGIQPVQVDPTLLRPVHVEIDPQMQQVKCQEKEQIKTLNNQFASFIDKVRFLEQQNKVLSTKWELLQQQGPSGPRKNLDVIFENYIQNLRRRLESLLGQRGQLESELQNMRQYVEEYKTKYEEEINRRTAAENEFVVLKKDVDCAYMTKVELEAKVGALTDEINFLRCIYEEELAQMQTISRDLSVVVSMDNNRHLDLDSIIEEVRRQYEQIAQSSRAEAEAWYQSRYEELQNTAGRHGDSLRNTKIEIQELTRNVQRLRAEIENVKKQNQQLQSAIAEAEERGEMALKDARRKLEELECALSKDKEELARLLKEYQELLNIKIALDVEIAMYRKLLEGEENRLCGDNPSNVNVSVVGRTTIAGGRAGGFGASSGMGGGVCAVGGGSIIGGSCGMGGGILSGGFSSGSGRMCSSGGGNFIAGGGSSSVRRCVTTTTVKSSGVKY; from the exons ATGTCTCGGCAGTCAATCTGTAGAAGCTTTGGAGGCGGAAGCAGAAGGGGATACAGCTCTTGTTCTGCCATCGGTGGTGGCTTTGGAGGAAGTGGGGGCAGAAGCAGGATCAGCTATAGCTCGTTCTCCACATCCAGGGGAATTGGAGGCAGCGGACGTTGTGGAGGTTTTAGCAGCAGGAGCCTCCATAACCTGGGTGGCAGCGGAAGAATTTCCATGGGTGGCTCTTATGGCGGTGGATACGGATGTAGAATTGGTGGCTTTGGTGGAGGCTATGGAGGAGGATTTGGCAGCATTGGAGGAGGTGTCATTGGTGGAGGAATAGGCAGCTTTGGTGGTCCTGTGAGAGGTGGTCCTGGGTTCCCTGGAGGCATCCAACCAGTGCAGGTTGACCCAACCCTCCTGCGGCCGGTCCATGTTGAGATTGATCCTCAGATGCAACAAGTGAAGTGCCAGGAGAAGGAACAGATCAAGACTCTTAACAATCAGTTTGCCTCCTTCATTGACAAG GTCCGCttcctggagcagcagaacaagGTCCTCTCCACCAAGTGGGAGCTCCTCCAACAGCAAGGGCCTTCAGGGCCGAGGAAGAACCTTGATGTCATCTTTGAAAATTACATCCAGAACCTGAGGAGGAGGCTAGAGTCTCTCCTGGGACAGAGGGGGCAGCTGGAGTCAGAGCTGCAGAACATGCGGCAATACGTGGAGGAGTACAAAACCAA GTACGAAGAAGAAATCAACAGGCGGACCGCTGCTGAGAACGAGTTTGTGGTGCTCAAGAAG GATGTGGACTGTGCCTACATGACTAAAGTAGAGTTGGAAGCCAAGGTGGGAGCTCTGACGGATGAAATCAACTTCCTGAGGTGCATCTATGAGGAG GAACTGGCTCAGATGCAGACAATCAGCCGGGACCTGTCCGTAGTGGTGTCCATGGACAACAACCGTCACCTGGATCTGGACAGCATCATTGAGGAGGTCAGGCGTCAGTACGAGCAGATTGctcagagcagcagagctgaagctgaGGCTTGGTACCAGAGCCGG TATGAAGAGCTGCAGAACACCGCTGGAAGGCATGGGGACAGCCTCCGCAACACCAAGATAGAGATCCAAGAGTTGACCAGGAACGTCCAGAGGCTGCGGGCTGAGATCGAGAACGTGAAGAAGCAG AACCAGCAGCTGCAGTCAGCTATTGCTGAGGCCGAGGAGCGGGGTGAGATGGCCCTCAAGGATGCCAGGAGGAAACTGGAAGAGCTGGAATGTGCCCTGAGCAAAGACAAGGAGGAGCTGGCTCGCTTGCTGAAGGAGTACCAGGAGCTGCTGAACATCAAGATCGCGCTGGATGTTGAGATTGCCATGTACAggaagctgctggagggagaggagaacaG GCTCTGTGGAGATAACCCGTCCAACGTCAATGTCT CTGTGGTAGGCAGAACCACCATtgctggaggcagagctggtggctttGGAGCCAGCAGTGGCATGGGAGGAGGAGTATGTGCGGTCGGAGGAGGAAGCATCATTGGAGGCAGCTGTGGCATGGGAGGAGGGATACTCAGCGGTGGCTTCTCTTCTGGAAGTGGAAGAATGTGCAGCTCTGGAGGTGGCAACTTCATCGCAGGGGGTGGATCCTCCTCTGTGCGGAGATGTGTCACAACCACAACGGTCAAATCTTCAGGTGTAAAATACTGA